The following proteins come from a genomic window of Lolium rigidum isolate FL_2022 chromosome 5, APGP_CSIRO_Lrig_0.1, whole genome shotgun sequence:
- the LOC124658440 gene encoding beta-hexosaminidase 3-like: MPASVSRGGRTLYVAKDLRLSTAGSTYADGKAILADGFSRMLAVVQMDHAMSPWTAATPASPRSPASKWPSTLRTTSSSSGWTSRTS, translated from the exons ATGCCGGCGTCGGTGAGCCGCGGCGGCAGGACGCTCTATGTCGCCAAGGACCTCCGGCTGTCCACGGCGGGGAGCACCTACGCCGACGGGAAGGCCATCCTGGCCGATGGCTTCAGCAGGATGCTGGCCGTCGTGCAGATGGACCACGCCATGTCGCCATGGACGGCAGCTACGCCGGCTTCCCCGCGCTCGCCGGCGTCAAAATGGCCGTCCACTCTCCGGACGACGAG CTCAAGTTCGGGGTGGACGAGTCGTACAAGCTGA